One region of Amphiprion ocellaris isolate individual 3 ecotype Okinawa chromosome 9, ASM2253959v1, whole genome shotgun sequence genomic DNA includes:
- the dnase2 gene encoding deoxyribonuclease-2-alpha isoform X3 codes for MPLFLSLLLLCLPLGGETSPISCYNDQGEAVDWFYIYKLPKEHGRKSPIEGERYLLLEKDSEGWTDGKGTVNETTGALGRTVGQLYTQKKKPSQDFGDRWVDNSGSGGGHTKGVVLLDKNQGFWLVHSTPRFPPVQQEGQYYYPDSGMNNGQNFICVTYPLDRFQTIGEQLQINQPNVYDCDVPESLASLVPALAAVCKKKHLSGQISPHVKPVSNRSVTLTSKEGTNFISFAKGASFDNDLYHSWVAPALQSDLLVQFWIRSRGILPSNCSQGWKVLDITLIHPGQTFTFKASQDHSKWAVSPKAAVQGSGGGWVCVGDINRNEAEEKRGGGTVCLQDLVVWKAYRTAAMECEACGGGTIQC; via the exons GTTCTATATATACAAGCTGCCAAAAGAACATGGCAGAAAATCTCCCATAGAGGGTGAAAGGTATTTACTGCTGGAAAAAGACAGTGAAGGATGGACTGATGGGAAAGGGACGGTGAACGAGACTACAGGAGCCCTGGGCAGGACGGTCGGACAGCTGTACACACAGAAAAAG AAACCATCTCAAGACTTTGGTGACAGATGGGTTGACAACAGTGGAAGCGGAGGGGGGCACACAAAAG GTGTCGTGCTGCTGGATAAAAATCAGGGCTTCTGGTTGGTCCATAGCACTCCTCGCTTCCCCCCTGTGCAACAGGAGGGGCAGTATTATTACCCCGACAGTGGTATGAATAACGGGCAAAACTTCATCTGCGTTACGTACCCGCTCGACCGTTTCCAGACCATTG GAGAGCAGCTGCAGATCAATCAGCCTAATGTGTATGACTGTGACGTCCCCGAGTCCTTGGCCTCCCTGGTGCCTGCACTGGCTGCTGTGTGTAAGAAAAAACATCTGTCCGGTCAGATCTCTCCACATGTCAAGCCTGTGTCCAATCGCAGTGTGACACTGACCTCAAAGGAAGGGACCAACTTCATCAGCTTTGCAAAAGGAGCCTCTTTTGACAATG ACCTGTACCACTCATGGGTGGCCCCCGCCCTCCAATCAGACCTCCTGGTCCAGTTCTGGATTCGCTCCAGAGGCATCCTCCCCTCCAACTGCTCGCAGGGCTGGAAAGTCCTGGATATCACGCTCATCCACCCGGGACAGACGTTCACCTTCAAGGCCAGCCAGGACCACTCCAAGTGGGCGGTCAGTCCTAAGGCGGCCGTACAGGGGTCCGGAGGAGGCTGGGTATGTGTTGGGGACATAAACCGGAACGAGGCGGAGGAGAAGCGGGGTGGAGGCACAGTGTGTCTGCAGGACCTGGTGGTATGGAAGGCTTACCGGACGGCAGCGATGGAGTGTGAGGCTTGTGGAGGAGGAACGATCCAGTGTTGA
- the dnase2 gene encoding deoxyribonuclease-2-alpha isoform X2 — MPLFLSLLLLCLPLGGETSPISCYNDQGEAVDWFYIYKLPKEHGRKSPIEGERYLLLEKDSEGWTDGKGTVNETTGALGRTVGQLYTQKKGTDLAYILYNDQKPSQDFGDRWVDNSGSGGGHTKGVVLLDKNQGFWLVHSTPRFPPVQQEGQYYYPDSGMNNGQNFICVTYPLDRFQTIGEQLQINQPNVYDCDVPESLASLVPALAAVCKKKHLSGQISPHVKPVSNRSVTLTSKEGTNFISFAKGASFDNDLYHSWVAPALQSDLLVQFWIRSRGILPSNCSQGWKVLDITLIHPGQTFTFKASQDHSKWAVSPKAAVQGSGGGWVCVGDINRNEAEEKRGGGTVCLQDLVVWKAYRTAAMECEACGGGTIQC, encoded by the exons GTTCTATATATACAAGCTGCCAAAAGAACATGGCAGAAAATCTCCCATAGAGGGTGAAAGGTATTTACTGCTGGAAAAAGACAGTGAAGGATGGACTGATGGGAAAGGGACGGTGAACGAGACTACAGGAGCCCTGGGCAGGACGGTCGGACAGCTGTACACACAGAAAAAG GGCACAGACTTAGCATACATCCTTTACAATGACCAGAAACCATCTCAAGACTTTGGTGACAGATGGGTTGACAACAGTGGAAGCGGAGGGGGGCACACAAAAG GTGTCGTGCTGCTGGATAAAAATCAGGGCTTCTGGTTGGTCCATAGCACTCCTCGCTTCCCCCCTGTGCAACAGGAGGGGCAGTATTATTACCCCGACAGTGGTATGAATAACGGGCAAAACTTCATCTGCGTTACGTACCCGCTCGACCGTTTCCAGACCATTG GAGAGCAGCTGCAGATCAATCAGCCTAATGTGTATGACTGTGACGTCCCCGAGTCCTTGGCCTCCCTGGTGCCTGCACTGGCTGCTGTGTGTAAGAAAAAACATCTGTCCGGTCAGATCTCTCCACATGTCAAGCCTGTGTCCAATCGCAGTGTGACACTGACCTCAAAGGAAGGGACCAACTTCATCAGCTTTGCAAAAGGAGCCTCTTTTGACAATG ACCTGTACCACTCATGGGTGGCCCCCGCCCTCCAATCAGACCTCCTGGTCCAGTTCTGGATTCGCTCCAGAGGCATCCTCCCCTCCAACTGCTCGCAGGGCTGGAAAGTCCTGGATATCACGCTCATCCACCCGGGACAGACGTTCACCTTCAAGGCCAGCCAGGACCACTCCAAGTGGGCGGTCAGTCCTAAGGCGGCCGTACAGGGGTCCGGAGGAGGCTGGGTATGTGTTGGGGACATAAACCGGAACGAGGCGGAGGAGAAGCGGGGTGGAGGCACAGTGTGTCTGCAGGACCTGGTGGTATGGAAGGCTTACCGGACGGCAGCGATGGAGTGTGAGGCTTGTGGAGGAGGAACGATCCAGTGTTGA
- the dnase2 gene encoding deoxyribonuclease-2-alpha isoform X1 — translation MPLFLSLLLLCLPLGGETSPISCYNDQGEAVDWFYIYKLPKEHGRKSPIEGERYLLLEKDSEGWTDGKGTVNETTGALGRTVGQLYTQKKLFLQGTDLAYILYNDQKPSQDFGDRWVDNSGSGGGHTKGVVLLDKNQGFWLVHSTPRFPPVQQEGQYYYPDSGMNNGQNFICVTYPLDRFQTIGEQLQINQPNVYDCDVPESLASLVPALAAVCKKKHLSGQISPHVKPVSNRSVTLTSKEGTNFISFAKGASFDNDLYHSWVAPALQSDLLVQFWIRSRGILPSNCSQGWKVLDITLIHPGQTFTFKASQDHSKWAVSPKAAVQGSGGGWVCVGDINRNEAEEKRGGGTVCLQDLVVWKAYRTAAMECEACGGGTIQC, via the exons GTTCTATATATACAAGCTGCCAAAAGAACATGGCAGAAAATCTCCCATAGAGGGTGAAAGGTATTTACTGCTGGAAAAAGACAGTGAAGGATGGACTGATGGGAAAGGGACGGTGAACGAGACTACAGGAGCCCTGGGCAGGACGGTCGGACAGCTGTACACACAGAAAAAG ctcttTTTACAGGGCACAGACTTAGCATACATCCTTTACAATGACCAGAAACCATCTCAAGACTTTGGTGACAGATGGGTTGACAACAGTGGAAGCGGAGGGGGGCACACAAAAG GTGTCGTGCTGCTGGATAAAAATCAGGGCTTCTGGTTGGTCCATAGCACTCCTCGCTTCCCCCCTGTGCAACAGGAGGGGCAGTATTATTACCCCGACAGTGGTATGAATAACGGGCAAAACTTCATCTGCGTTACGTACCCGCTCGACCGTTTCCAGACCATTG GAGAGCAGCTGCAGATCAATCAGCCTAATGTGTATGACTGTGACGTCCCCGAGTCCTTGGCCTCCCTGGTGCCTGCACTGGCTGCTGTGTGTAAGAAAAAACATCTGTCCGGTCAGATCTCTCCACATGTCAAGCCTGTGTCCAATCGCAGTGTGACACTGACCTCAAAGGAAGGGACCAACTTCATCAGCTTTGCAAAAGGAGCCTCTTTTGACAATG ACCTGTACCACTCATGGGTGGCCCCCGCCCTCCAATCAGACCTCCTGGTCCAGTTCTGGATTCGCTCCAGAGGCATCCTCCCCTCCAACTGCTCGCAGGGCTGGAAAGTCCTGGATATCACGCTCATCCACCCGGGACAGACGTTCACCTTCAAGGCCAGCCAGGACCACTCCAAGTGGGCGGTCAGTCCTAAGGCGGCCGTACAGGGGTCCGGAGGAGGCTGGGTATGTGTTGGGGACATAAACCGGAACGAGGCGGAGGAGAAGCGGGGTGGAGGCACAGTGTGTCTGCAGGACCTGGTGGTATGGAAGGCTTACCGGACGGCAGCGATGGAGTGTGAGGCTTGTGGAGGAGGAACGATCCAGTGTTGA